A stretch of the Panicum virgatum strain AP13 chromosome 9N, P.virgatum_v5, whole genome shotgun sequence genome encodes the following:
- the LOC120692395 gene encoding DNA-directed RNA polymerases II, IV and V subunit 6A-like yields MADDDYNEMDMGYEDEPPEPEMEEGAEEELENNNEDAPDDMVDAEGEVKEQEKAKRERKTSKYMTKYERARILGTRALQISMNAPVMVELEGETDPLEIAMKELRARKIPFTIRRYLPDGSYEDWGVDELIVEDSWKRQVGGD; encoded by the exons ATGGCAGACGACGATTACAACGAAATGGACATGGG GTATGAGGATGAGCCCCCAGAACCTGAGATGGAG GAAGGGGCTGAGGAAGAGCTTGAGAACAACAATGAGGATGCCCCTGATGACATGGTAGATGCAGAGGGTGAAGTGAAGGAACAGGAAAAGGCCAAGCGTGAGCGCAAAACGTCAAAGTATATGACGAAGTACGAGCGTGCACGCATCCTGGGTACACGGGCTTTGCAGATAAG CATGAATGCTCCCGTCATGGTTGAGCTTGAGGGAGAAACTGATCCTCTTGAG ATTGCGATGAAGGAGCTGAGAGCGCGCAAGATCCCTTTCACAATCAGGCGGTATTTACCTGATGGAAG CTATGAGGATTGGGGAGTTGATGAGCTCATCGTGGAGGACTCCTGGAAACGCCAGGTTGGTGGGGACTGA
- the LOC120692394 gene encoding protein POST-ILLUMINATION CHLOROPHYLL FLUORESCENCE INCREASE, chloroplastic-like, whose protein sequence is MATLSSCTRLSSTGAAAIRRQPGRAGVVVTCRRPSASVRTAAAATAAPAAVEQQQKEVSLPTWAEFELGLAPVYWKTSNGLPPSPGEGLTLFYNPAAKKMTPNDVFGVAFNGGFNQPIMCGGEPRQMTLQVRGSADPPIYTIRIRVPQHAVSLVFSFTNGAEWDGPYTLKFRVPKPWQNKPLSFFNEGLADELNREGACDRAIYPDENIAITSCAIEGYYEEGGDRCKLDIVSGCMDPSSNLFDPLATVDDGSCPLESDPEE, encoded by the exons ATGGCCACGCTCTCCTCCTGCACCCGCCTCAGCAGCACCGGCGCCGCGGCTATCCGCCGGCAGCCGGGCCGCGCGGGGGTCGTGGTCACCTGCCGGAGGCCCTCCGCGAGCgttcgcaccgccgccgccgccacggcggccCCGGCTGCCgttgagcagcagcagaaggA GGTGTCCCTGCCGACGTGGGCAGAGTTCGAGCTCGGGCTGGCGCCGGTGTACTGGAAGACCAGCAacggcctccctccctccccc GGTGAGGGCCTGACCCTCTTCTACAACCCGGCGGCGAAGAAGATGACCCCGAACGACGTGTTCGGCGTGGCGTTCAACGGCGGCTTCAACCAGCCCATCATGTGCGGCGGCGAGCCGAGGCAGATGACGCTGCAGGTCAGGGGCAGCGCCGACCCGCCCATCTACACCATCAGGATCCGCGTCCCCCAGCACG CCGTGAgcctggtcttctccttcaccaacGGGGCCGAGTGGGACGGGCCCTACACCCTCAAGTTCAGGGTCCCCAAGCCATGGCAGAACAAGCCGCTGAGCTTCTTCAACGAG ggccTGGCGGACGAGCTCAACAGGGAGGGCGCCTGCGACCGGGCCATCTACCCCGACGAGAACATCGCCATCACCAGCTGCGCCATAGAAGGctactacgaagagggg GGAGACCGGTGCAAGCTGGACATCGTGAGCGGATGCATGGACCCCAGCTCGAACCTGTTCGACCCGCTGGCCACCGTCGACGACGGCTCGTGCCCCTTGGAGTCTGATCCTGAGGAATGA
- the LOC120692393 gene encoding arabinosyltransferase XEG113-like isoform X2, whose amino-acid sequence MAAWCSGDSTKPVFVGIYGAVLGGFAVSALFFLLSSFSSLSAPPLPLPTTPAAAANLSRSAPARPETMYNRPIWKPPPRGSRMPSPRAFRLTRDMVAARARDGVIVVTFGNYAFLDFILTWARHLTDLGVDNLLVGAMDTKLLRELYLRGVPVFDMGSRMATEDAGWGSPTFHKMGREKVLLINALLPFGYELLMCDTDMVWLKNPLPYLARYPDADLLTSSDQVIPTVTDDSLENWREVTGAFNIGIFHWRPTEPSKRLAKDWKDLVLSDDKLWDQNAFNDLVHKVFGQPVEGQGDLVYSYDGKLKLGVLPASIFCSGHTYFVQGMYKQLHLEPYAVHTTFQYAGTEGKRHRLREAMLFFDQPSYYDSPGGFLSFKPNIPKSLLLDGAHTVESHFALVNYQLKEIRTALAIASLLKRTLVMPPLWCRLDRMWFGHPGVMEGTMTRQPFLCPMDHVFEVHVMLKDLPKEEFGPHIDFREYSFLENPSLPKEVKESLLEVQLCDVHSSRCSAVNRTDKHRPLLLPRNSTEEKLLE is encoded by the exons ATGGCGGCGTGGTGCTCCGGCGACTCCACCAAGCCGGTCTTCGTCGGGATCTACGGCGCCGTGCTCGGCGGCTTCGCCGTCTCCGCACTCTTCTTCCTgctctcctccttctcctccctctccgcgcCACCGCTCCCCCTGCCCACcacccccgccgcggcggccaacCTCTCCCGGTCCGCTCCCGCGCGGCCGGAGACCATGTACAACCGCCCCATCTGGAAGCCCCCGCCCCGGGGATCCCGGATGCCCTCGCCGCGCGCGTTCCGGCTCACCCGCGACAtggtcgccgcccgcgcccgcgacgGCGTCATCGTCGTCACCTTCGGCAACTACGCCTTCCTCGACTTCATCCTCACCTGGGCGCGCCACCTCACCGACCTCGGCGTCGACAACCTCCTCGTCGGCGCCATGGACACCAAGCTGCTGCGGGAGCTCTACCTCCGGGGCGTGCCCGTCTTCGACATGGGCAGCAGGATGGCCACCGAGGACGCGGGGTGGGGCTCCCCCACGTTCCACAAGATGGGCAGGGAGAAGGTGCTGCTCATCAACGCGCTCCTGCCCTTCGGGTACGAGCTGCTCATGTGCGACACGGACATGGTGTGGCTCAAGAACCCATTGCCCTACCTCGCCCGATACCCCGACGCGGATCTCCTCACGTCCAGTGATCAGGTCATACCCACCGTCACCGACGACAGCCTGGAGAACTGGAGGGAAG TTACTGGTGCATTCAATATTGGTATTTTCCATTGGCGACCCACTGAACCTTCTAAAAGGCTGGCAAAGGATTGGAAAGACTTAGTCCTATCTGATGATAAGTTGTGGGACCAGAATGCTTTTAACGATCTCGTACACAAAGTTTTTGGACAACCAGTTGAAGGACAAGGTGATCTGGTATATTCTTATGATGGGAAGCTGAAGTTGGGAGTACTACCGGCAAGTATATTTTGCAGCGGCCACACATATTTTGTGCAG GGCATGTATAAGCAGCTTCACTTGGAACCGTATGCAGTTCATACTACTTTTCAGTATGCGGGTACTGAAGGAAAGCGCCATAGATTGCGAGAGGCAATGCTTTTCTTTGATCAACCATCATATTATGACTCTCCAG GAGGTTTCCTGTCATTTAAACCTAACATTCCAAAAAGTTTGCTATTAGATGGCGCTCATACTGTTGAATCCCATTTTGCATTGGTTAATTATCAG CTGAAAGAAATAAGAACTGCACTTGCAATCGCGTCCTTGTTAAAACGGACACTG GTAATGCCTCCATTATGGTGCAGGCTTGATAGAATGTGGTTTGGACATCCTGGAGTTATGGAAGGAACAATGACAAGACAACCTTTTCTCTGCCCAATGGATCATGTGTTTGAG GTGCATGTTATGCTGAAGGACTTGCCAAAGGAAGAGTTTGGTCCGCATATTGATTTCAGAGAGTACTCCTTTCTTGAGAATCCATCATTACCTAAAGAG GTGAAAGAATCGTTGCTCGAGGTTCAACTCTGTGATGTTCATAGCTCCAGATGCTCTGCAGTTAATAGAACTGATAAGCACAGACCCCTTCTTTTACCAAGAAATAGCACTGAAGAAAAG CTACTGGAATGA
- the LOC120692393 gene encoding arabinosyltransferase XEG113-like isoform X1, which produces MAAWCSGDSTKPVFVGIYGAVLGGFAVSALFFLLSSFSSLSAPPLPLPTTPAAAANLSRSAPARPETMYNRPIWKPPPRGSRMPSPRAFRLTRDMVAARARDGVIVVTFGNYAFLDFILTWARHLTDLGVDNLLVGAMDTKLLRELYLRGVPVFDMGSRMATEDAGWGSPTFHKMGREKVLLINALLPFGYELLMCDTDMVWLKNPLPYLARYPDADLLTSSDQVIPTVTDDSLENWREVTGAFNIGIFHWRPTEPSKRLAKDWKDLVLSDDKLWDQNAFNDLVHKVFGQPVEGQGDLVYSYDGKLKLGVLPASIFCSGHTYFVQGMYKQLHLEPYAVHTTFQYAGTEGKRHRLREAMLFFDQPSYYDSPGGFLSFKPNIPKSLLLDGAHTVESHFALVNYQLKEIRTALAIASLLKRTLVMPPLWCRLDRMWFGHPGVMEGTMTRQPFLCPMDHVFEVHVMLKDLPKEEFGPHIDFREYSFLENPSLPKEVKESLLEVQLCDVHSSRCSAVNRTDKHRPLLLPRNSTEEKLLNIFSSYKSVKIIQFSSMVDAFGGFADAAVETKFRNRVKRYVGLWCCVEFREIGHIYYDMYWDEKPGWKPHPPETRIQDHPPWS; this is translated from the exons ATGGCGGCGTGGTGCTCCGGCGACTCCACCAAGCCGGTCTTCGTCGGGATCTACGGCGCCGTGCTCGGCGGCTTCGCCGTCTCCGCACTCTTCTTCCTgctctcctccttctcctccctctccgcgcCACCGCTCCCCCTGCCCACcacccccgccgcggcggccaacCTCTCCCGGTCCGCTCCCGCGCGGCCGGAGACCATGTACAACCGCCCCATCTGGAAGCCCCCGCCCCGGGGATCCCGGATGCCCTCGCCGCGCGCGTTCCGGCTCACCCGCGACAtggtcgccgcccgcgcccgcgacgGCGTCATCGTCGTCACCTTCGGCAACTACGCCTTCCTCGACTTCATCCTCACCTGGGCGCGCCACCTCACCGACCTCGGCGTCGACAACCTCCTCGTCGGCGCCATGGACACCAAGCTGCTGCGGGAGCTCTACCTCCGGGGCGTGCCCGTCTTCGACATGGGCAGCAGGATGGCCACCGAGGACGCGGGGTGGGGCTCCCCCACGTTCCACAAGATGGGCAGGGAGAAGGTGCTGCTCATCAACGCGCTCCTGCCCTTCGGGTACGAGCTGCTCATGTGCGACACGGACATGGTGTGGCTCAAGAACCCATTGCCCTACCTCGCCCGATACCCCGACGCGGATCTCCTCACGTCCAGTGATCAGGTCATACCCACCGTCACCGACGACAGCCTGGAGAACTGGAGGGAAG TTACTGGTGCATTCAATATTGGTATTTTCCATTGGCGACCCACTGAACCTTCTAAAAGGCTGGCAAAGGATTGGAAAGACTTAGTCCTATCTGATGATAAGTTGTGGGACCAGAATGCTTTTAACGATCTCGTACACAAAGTTTTTGGACAACCAGTTGAAGGACAAGGTGATCTGGTATATTCTTATGATGGGAAGCTGAAGTTGGGAGTACTACCGGCAAGTATATTTTGCAGCGGCCACACATATTTTGTGCAG GGCATGTATAAGCAGCTTCACTTGGAACCGTATGCAGTTCATACTACTTTTCAGTATGCGGGTACTGAAGGAAAGCGCCATAGATTGCGAGAGGCAATGCTTTTCTTTGATCAACCATCATATTATGACTCTCCAG GAGGTTTCCTGTCATTTAAACCTAACATTCCAAAAAGTTTGCTATTAGATGGCGCTCATACTGTTGAATCCCATTTTGCATTGGTTAATTATCAG CTGAAAGAAATAAGAACTGCACTTGCAATCGCGTCCTTGTTAAAACGGACACTG GTAATGCCTCCATTATGGTGCAGGCTTGATAGAATGTGGTTTGGACATCCTGGAGTTATGGAAGGAACAATGACAAGACAACCTTTTCTCTGCCCAATGGATCATGTGTTTGAG GTGCATGTTATGCTGAAGGACTTGCCAAAGGAAGAGTTTGGTCCGCATATTGATTTCAGAGAGTACTCCTTTCTTGAGAATCCATCATTACCTAAAGAG GTGAAAGAATCGTTGCTCGAGGTTCAACTCTGTGATGTTCATAGCTCCAGATGCTCTGCAGTTAATAGAACTGATAAGCACAGACCCCTTCTTTTACCAAGAAATAGCACTGAAGAAAAG CTGTTGAATATCTTCTCGTCATATAAGAGTGTTAAAATCATACAATTCTCATCTATGGTTGATGCCTTCGGAGGTTTTGCTGATGCA GCTGTGGAGACGAAGTTCCGGAATCGTGTGAAAAGGTATGTGGGCCTATGGTGCTGCGTAGAGTTCCGCGAAATTGGCCACATATATTATGACATGTACTGGGACGAGAAACCAGGGTGGAAGCCACACCCTCCAGAGACAAGGATACAGGACCATCCACCTTGGTCATGA